A stretch of the Bacteroidota bacterium genome encodes the following:
- a CDS encoding biopolymer transporter ExbD — MAELDTSAKGGHGKGKKKGPKKASTRIDLTPMVDLAFLLVTFFMLTTTFSKPQVMDIVMPVKDKEQQEEQKINQTELRQSEAMTIIIGGKDTLIYYFGLDTAKTVSIPQFEPRNKAAYEKLRADIAKKQNELETDDDPKTKKTNLFVVIKPTDKSSYQNLVDVLDMMNFTEVKKYAIVDVAESDLSIYNNRKK, encoded by the coding sequence ATGGCTGAACTGGATACCTCGGCGAAGGGGGGACATGGTAAAGGTAAAAAGAAAGGACCCAAGAAAGCGTCTACGCGTATAGACTTGACACCAATGGTGGATCTGGCTTTCTTGCTCGTTACTTTCTTTATGCTTACCACAACCTTCAGCAAGCCGCAAGTAATGGACATTGTGATGCCTGTTAAAGATAAAGAACAACAGGAGGAACAGAAAATAAATCAGACCGAGTTAAGGCAGAGTGAGGCTATGACCATCATCATTGGTGGTAAAGACACGCTCATCTATTATTTCGGTTTGGATACAGCTAAAACCGTATCGATACCTCAGTTCGAACCAAGGAACAAGGCTGCATACGAAAAATTAAGAGCTGATATTGCCAAAAAGCAAAATGAGCTTGAAACGGATGATGACCCGAAAACAAAGAAAACAAATTTGTTTGTTGTTATCAAACCTACTGATAAGTCGTCATATCAAAACCTGGTTGATGTGCTGGATATGATGAATTTTACTGAAGTGAAGAAATACGCCATAGTTGACGTTGCGGAGTCTGACTTGAGTATTTACAATAACCGTAAAAAGTGA
- a CDS encoding biopolymer transporter ExbD: MPKVKIPRKSTLVDMTAMCDVSFLLLTFFILTTQFKPDEAVTVQTPGSISKSKLPDVDVFTITIDSAGRTFFGIYNHEVLKKTVMAAMNDAYDLGLTNEEINAFGKIGSFGTSLSNFKKLLKAESFERKNKEFMGGIPIDTANNELGKWVTNSLDAWYIMQGVTTKKVPSVAIKGHKNAGYPVIKRIIAILQEENLNKFKFVTELKAKN; the protein is encoded by the coding sequence ATGCCAAAGGTAAAAATACCTCGTAAGAGCACGCTGGTTGACATGACGGCTATGTGTGATGTGTCATTCTTGCTTCTTACATTTTTTATTTTGACAACCCAGTTCAAACCTGACGAGGCAGTAACTGTTCAGACTCCGGGGTCGATCTCAAAATCGAAGTTGCCGGATGTGGATGTGTTTACTATTACCATCGATTCAGCCGGAAGGACATTCTTCGGAATCTATAACCACGAAGTATTGAAAAAGACGGTAATGGCTGCCATGAACGACGCATATGATCTCGGGTTGACAAATGAAGAGATTAATGCTTTCGGAAAGATTGGAAGTTTCGGAACTTCTTTGAGTAACTTCAAAAAGTTGTTGAAAGCAGAATCTTTCGAGCGAAAGAACAAGGAGTTCATGGGTGGTATCCCCATCGACACAGCTAATAACGAGCTCGGAAAGTGGGTTACAAACAGTTTGGATGCCTGGTATATAATGCAGGGAGTCACGACTAAAAAAGTGCCCAGCGTTGCCATAAAAGGACATAAAAATGCAGGTTACCCCGTTATCAAGAGAATCATTGCGATTCTTCAGGAGGAAAACCTTAACAAGTTCAAGTTTGTAACAGAGCTGAAAGCTAAGAATTAG
- a CDS encoding MotA/TolQ/ExbB proton channel family protein — protein MSKQSPLKAFFSGFAAVAIPVLFVIAVLIYMFVMGNPENFQGNDPSKDPKVGNYLGMVYKGGFIVPILMTMFLSVWTFAVERFIVIRKARGKGNVANFIAKVYSLLSGKEADLEVAINECDKQRGSVANVVKAGLLKYKEMLNETGLTKDQKVVAIKQEFEEATSLELPVLEQNLVILSTLANLSTLVGLLGTVLGMIRAFAALANAGAPDASALATGISEALINTAFGIGSSAFAIVFYNYFTTKIDKMTYSIDEAGVAITQQFIAKNK, from the coding sequence GTGAGTAAACAATCACCTCTAAAAGCATTCTTTTCGGGATTTGCAGCTGTTGCCATTCCTGTGCTTTTTGTAATTGCAGTTTTGATTTACATGTTCGTAATGGGTAACCCGGAGAATTTCCAGGGAAATGATCCTTCGAAGGATCCTAAAGTTGGAAATTACCTCGGAATGGTTTATAAAGGCGGTTTTATTGTACCGATTCTTATGACCATGTTCCTTTCAGTATGGACATTCGCTGTAGAGAGATTTATAGTAATCCGTAAAGCAAGAGGAAAAGGAAATGTCGCTAATTTTATAGCTAAAGTCTATTCACTTCTTTCAGGCAAGGAAGCTGATCTTGAAGTGGCTATCAATGAATGTGACAAACAGAGAGGTTCAGTAGCCAATGTTGTAAAAGCCGGTCTTCTCAAATACAAAGAAATGTTGAATGAAACCGGACTTACAAAGGATCAAAAAGTTGTTGCAATCAAACAGGAATTTGAAGAAGCTACATCACTTGAGCTTCCTGTTCTCGAACAGAATCTCGTAATCCTGTCGACACTTGCAAACCTTTCGACCCTCGTTGGTCTTTTGGGAACAGTATTGGGTATGATCAGAGCGTTCGCCGCTCTTGCAAACGCAGGTGCACCTGATGCATCAGCTCTTGCAACAGGTATTTCTGAGGCGCTCATCAATACAGCTTTTGGTATCGGTTCATCAGCTTTCGCTATCGTGTTCTATAACTATTTCACGACCAAAATCGACAAAATGACTTATAGCATCGATGAAGCCGGTGTTGCCATTACACAGCAATTTATTGCAAAAAACAAATAA
- a CDS encoding response regulator transcription factor — translation MIKILIVEDEPNMRMGLRDNLEFEGYEVDLASDGEEGLEKATTEKYSLILLDVMLPKVSGFEICKQARAKGVKTPIILITAKGEEIDKVLGLELGADDYVTKPFSLRELLARIKAVLRRGTGETEPEDEADIGLLHVNFKTYSAFVDGKPVQMSHKEYEILKYLWQNKNNTVSRDNLLNDIWGYEENPTTRTVDNFILKLRQKIEVDSNHPKIILTVHGIGYKLITN, via the coding sequence ATGATAAAGATATTAATAGTTGAAGACGAACCTAATATGCGTATGGGATTGCGGGACAATCTCGAGTTCGAAGGGTATGAAGTGGATCTCGCCTCGGATGGTGAGGAAGGGCTTGAAAAAGCCACTACAGAAAAATACAGCCTGATTCTGCTGGATGTGATGTTGCCAAAAGTTTCCGGGTTTGAAATATGCAAACAGGCGAGGGCAAAAGGAGTAAAAACCCCGATTATTCTGATTACAGCGAAAGGGGAGGAGATAGACAAGGTTCTTGGTCTCGAACTTGGAGCCGATGATTATGTGACAAAGCCTTTCAGCCTTAGGGAGCTGCTTGCACGAATAAAAGCGGTATTGAGGAGAGGGACAGGTGAAACCGAGCCCGAGGATGAAGCCGATATCGGACTTCTCCATGTTAACTTTAAGACCTATTCCGCATTTGTTGACGGGAAACCCGTTCAGATGTCACACAAGGAGTATGAGATACTTAAATACTTGTGGCAGAACAAAAACAACACAGTAAGTCGGGACAATCTTCTTAACGACATATGGGGTTACGAAGAAAACCCCACAACGAGAACTGTGGACAATTTTATTCTGAAACTACGACAAAAAATCGAAGTGGACTCGAATCACCCGAAGATAATTTTGACAGTTCACGGAATTGGATACAAACTAATAACAAATTAG
- a CDS encoding HAMP domain-containing histidine kinase produces MRTPENRFAIILFVAILLPSIMYSAYEFTKLNQNEEQILQIYNSQLEAVLFSINQYSEDVLTSWAVKLRNALSSGRTDEVNVTLNDFLKDKPPVKYISIISGTSNYIYPPSRSDSLYRLVDSVIQLRRPKLDRLKVFLKQGYSKLEPFYVPLDTPLVSLYFVPDTLNGSNLLYGILIQPENFVRDILKNKVQQVAGNDFTIPVINGVRDSIIAGPDSLLASQFTIRKELWFLPGYYIGISPKGKTIDELVYERAWRSYALIFILNLVIIVGVWVVFKNIKKAFELVRLKSDFVSNVSHELRTPLALISMFSETLELGRVRSDSRREEYYKIISQEAQRLSKIVNRLLNFSQTEAGKRKYHFDYVDVNDVCAKVYETYKFHLEHNGFKFSYFEGKDIPVIIADYEALSETVINLIDNAAKYSRDKKNIELHTGYSESGVFIEVRDQGIGIKEKHQKKIFEKFYRENTGPVHNTKGAGLGLSLVKHIMEDHKGKIELFSTYGRGSMFRLLFPLKANQKLQQSLNNGIENDKDINS; encoded by the coding sequence ATGAGAACACCCGAAAACCGGTTCGCCATAATTTTGTTTGTTGCGATACTGCTCCCTTCTATCATGTACTCGGCGTATGAATTCACAAAATTGAATCAGAACGAGGAGCAGATACTCCAGATATACAACAGTCAGCTTGAAGCTGTTCTATTCTCAATAAACCAGTATTCCGAGGATGTACTTACAAGTTGGGCAGTTAAATTGCGAAATGCTCTTTCTTCCGGAAGGACAGATGAGGTCAATGTAACACTCAACGATTTTCTTAAAGACAAACCGCCTGTAAAATATATCAGCATCATTTCCGGCACTTCAAATTACATTTATCCACCCTCGAGAAGTGACTCCCTCTATCGTCTTGTGGATTCCGTAATTCAACTCAGAAGGCCCAAGCTCGACCGGTTGAAGGTATTCCTTAAACAGGGATATTCGAAGCTTGAGCCGTTCTATGTCCCGTTAGATACACCCTTGGTTTCTCTTTACTTTGTACCCGATACCCTGAATGGCAGTAATCTGCTCTATGGAATTCTGATTCAACCTGAAAATTTTGTAAGGGACATTCTTAAAAACAAGGTTCAGCAGGTTGCAGGTAACGATTTCACCATCCCGGTCATCAACGGTGTCAGGGATTCGATTATTGCCGGTCCCGACTCGCTTCTGGCATCTCAGTTCACCATCAGAAAAGAACTTTGGTTTCTACCCGGCTATTATATTGGCATCAGTCCCAAAGGAAAGACAATCGATGAGCTGGTATATGAGCGGGCGTGGAGAAGCTATGCTCTGATTTTCATATTAAACCTGGTCATTATTGTCGGTGTATGGGTAGTGTTTAAAAACATTAAAAAAGCGTTTGAGCTTGTCAGGCTTAAAAGTGATTTTGTCTCAAATGTATCTCATGAACTTCGAACGCCTTTGGCTTTGATTTCGATGTTCTCTGAAACCCTGGAGCTCGGGAGGGTTCGGAGTGACAGCCGGCGGGAGGAATATTACAAAATCATCAGCCAGGAAGCACAAAGACTTTCAAAAATTGTAAACAGGCTACTGAATTTTTCACAGACTGAAGCCGGGAAGAGGAAATACCACTTCGATTATGTAGATGTGAACGATGTATGTGCAAAAGTTTACGAGACCTACAAGTTTCACCTTGAGCATAACGGATTCAAATTCAGCTATTTCGAGGGGAAGGATATCCCCGTTATAATTGCCGATTATGAAGCACTTTCCGAAACTGTAATCAACCTTATCGATAATGCGGCAAAATACAGCCGTGACAAAAAAAATATTGAATTACACACCGGATATTCAGAATCAGGTGTTTTTATTGAAGTAAGAGACCAAGGGATCGGAATCAAGGAAAAACACCAGAAAAAGATTTTTGAGAAATTTTACCGTGAGAACACCGGGCCCGTTCACAACACAAAAGGAGCAGGTCTCGGGCTGAGTCTTGTAAAGCACATTATGGAAGATCATAAAGGTAAAATTGAACTTTTCAGCACTTATGGGAGAGGAAGCATGTTTCGTCTTCTTTTTCCTCTAAAAGCCAATCAAAAATTGCAACAATCATTAAATAATGGCATCGAAAATGATAAAGATATTAATAGTTGA
- a CDS encoding PAS domain S-box protein gives MAQNVSNTDNSIPADSGLGTDESAFPSKSKDSRTVMQTGDTIIQSLESSDLIYVMKTDANGNYTYVNDSFCQAFGLIREEILGTPSLMTLIEEDRAKCMESVIKCCTNPGVPCKVTLRKPYKNNRFNATEWEFTAFSDGKGGVSEVVCIGFSVSDKVKAERDTAVILANISDVIITMNTSGIIKYVSPSVTKLYGYFPEELTGRHFKYFLDRNEVPAVLEKLGQILSTGISQSMEHRIRAKNGEFYWTNSKTSLNPENGEFIVITNDITYRIEHENELKAQKNELQAIYDCSPSMICTVDANRRVLTGNRAFCEATGWPDQSLILSDKACGVFGCINALDDPRGCGFGKRCGECSLRLALKRTLETGEGLRDIELQTTVLHGGETKSVSLLGSTSRISRGEDFVVLLSLIDISELKELQTGLIKAKESAEAANKLKDAFIENLSHEIRTPLNGILGLTSIVQELVENSDDQDYDFVFKGLEKSTKRLINTVDMILNFTRLQHGDQEIRPTQFKLTNILTNIEKQYKPLASAKGLILKLKSSTAKDTILADENSVLAIFVHLLDNAVKFTQFGKISIEIFENSSDICVKIEDTGVGISETYQKRLFEPYSQQESGLDRGYEGLGLGLPIVKKLVDLNNATISIKSSEGIGTTVIVSFKSTRVTKISPDY, from the coding sequence ATGGCCCAAAATGTTTCCAATACCGACAATTCTATTCCGGCAGACAGCGGGTTGGGAACAGATGAATCCGCATTTCCCTCAAAAAGTAAAGACTCTCGCACTGTGATGCAGACGGGCGACACAATCATTCAAAGTCTTGAATCTTCCGATCTCATATATGTAATGAAGACTGATGCAAATGGAAATTATACATATGTGAACGACTCATTTTGTCAGGCATTCGGACTCATAAGAGAAGAAATTCTGGGTACACCTTCTTTGATGACTTTGATTGAGGAAGACAGAGCAAAATGTATGGAATCAGTTATAAAATGCTGTACCAATCCGGGAGTCCCGTGTAAAGTAACCTTAAGAAAACCATACAAAAACAACAGATTTAATGCCACTGAATGGGAATTCACTGCATTTTCAGATGGAAAAGGTGGCGTTTCTGAAGTGGTGTGTATCGGTTTTTCAGTGTCGGATAAAGTTAAGGCGGAACGGGATACCGCAGTGATACTCGCAAACATCAGTGATGTAATTATCACAATGAACACTTCGGGTATAATCAAATATGTCTCCCCCAGCGTTACAAAACTCTACGGCTACTTCCCCGAAGAATTAACAGGGAGACACTTCAAATATTTCCTCGACAGAAATGAAGTACCTGCCGTTCTGGAGAAACTCGGACAAATACTTTCAACCGGCATAAGTCAGAGCATGGAACACAGAATCAGGGCTAAGAACGGAGAATTTTACTGGACCAACTCGAAAACTTCCCTTAATCCGGAAAACGGCGAATTTATCGTAATTACGAACGATATAACATATCGAATTGAACATGAAAACGAATTGAAGGCTCAAAAAAACGAGTTGCAGGCGATCTACGACTGCTCACCCTCGATGATTTGCACTGTGGATGCCAATAGAAGGGTTCTCACAGGCAACAGGGCTTTCTGCGAAGCAACCGGTTGGCCCGACCAGTCACTTATTCTTTCGGACAAAGCATGTGGGGTTTTCGGTTGCATCAATGCCCTGGATGATCCGAGGGGCTGCGGTTTTGGAAAGAGATGCGGTGAATGCAGTCTGCGACTCGCACTGAAAAGGACGCTTGAGACAGGAGAAGGTTTGAGGGATATTGAACTGCAAACCACTGTATTGCACGGAGGCGAAACCAAATCCGTCTCTCTTCTCGGCTCCACTTCAAGGATTTCCAGAGGAGAAGATTTTGTTGTTCTCCTTTCGCTGATCGATATCAGTGAGTTAAAGGAACTGCAGACGGGACTCATCAAAGCAAAAGAGAGTGCTGAAGCTGCCAATAAACTTAAAGATGCCTTCATCGAAAACCTTTCACATGAAATCAGAACACCTCTTAACGGGATTCTCGGTTTGACCAGCATCGTTCAGGAACTTGTGGAAAATTCGGACGATCAAGACTATGATTTTGTTTTCAAAGGCCTTGAAAAATCAACTAAAAGACTGATTAATACTGTCGATATGATTCTGAACTTCACCAGGCTTCAGCACGGGGATCAGGAAATCAGACCGACACAATTTAAACTGACCAACATCCTGACAAATATCGAAAAGCAGTACAAACCTCTGGCATCTGCAAAAGGTTTGATCCTCAAGCTTAAATCCTCTACCGCCAAAGACACCATTCTTGCTGATGAAAACAGTGTCCTCGCCATCTTCGTGCACTTGCTCGATAATGCTGTAAAATTTACCCAATTCGGGAAGATAAGCATTGAAATATTTGAAAATTCTTCCGATATCTGCGTTAAAATTGAGGATACAGGGGTTGGAATTTCTGAAACCTACCAAAAGCGGCTCTTCGAACCATACTCTCAGCAGGAATCCGGTCTCGACAGAGGTTACGAAGGACTCGGTTTGGGCCTCCCTATTGTAAAAAAACTCGTCGATTTAAACAATGCCACAATTTCAATCAAAAGCAGTGAAGGCATTGGAACCACCGTAATCGTCTCTTTCAAATCAACGAGAGTAACAAAGATTTCGCCCGATTATTGA
- a CDS encoding DNA2/NAM7 family helicase: MALSGEFVFQRIEEIHSSGLTNDEKLRNLRIISEETLRSLIKDHGVRISQLSHMAVYLFDKNPEAKKHEDEFFGFLKLANKASHNYPYNCPDDQILAAIKAVSLVFSALLDTPVPESIQLLYSNEKLPLLRLKGLQNKEIVEFVQATIKKVVKKKQGPDAKNYILLFCFSEEMGDFSVIIYENQRNVDNKSKPSKNLFEWGQFIPEYSQVNFFYILQNKERPDQYSLDFTRTMIVLEPDFLLEAKDIGTLFYSAERSPALYIIEKLLPQETNSAMFKGNLVNNLLDEYLYNDNVDFEETYTGFLNENLISATTFKDDLPKVKTEVMTVHLPRIKAELPKLRGAEGEYTVITEPTFYSALFGITGRLDILQSSNTDPKRKNVIELKSGLASSSGVWKSEEMQVTAYNLLMQSTYGFDRLGDSAIFYTKANTNHFRNVPVMAQKSIEYLTGRNEIFLVLNMLRQNDDRLFARLMNFDPPSNNKFAPAKIEKFRKNFSAASPLEQKYYRVCVSFMINELFDSKISSNDNEQTDSSFASLWRQQPAIKEDFQFSLIRGLKFSHHDKEKNSFVFDRTIQKVSKFRENDLIILYPHDEYELEPLKCQILKGTIAELTNEKVAVKLFNKQLDKTVFNSGKYFAIEPDYKDSGIISTVRMMFNFLEADTRKKELLLGLRAPVSGDLPSIDETGMQQSQAENVKKALSAKDYYLLQGPPGTGKTSMALMSMIKAILAGDGEETVTILAFTNKAIKEVCKKLKEAGIDYLFNSASEDDTSSLKTMVKTHNLESFEEYIKGIRVVTSTVASFVRNSKDLSSFFKFDTLIVDEASQLLEPQLAGIIVNFQRFILIGDQNQLPAVTVQGDANTLITDSDLNGAGIRDMKVSLFERMFYTAVAKGWTHAYGTLKEQFRMHEVIMDLINHYYHGNLQCALSGRESLDSIYPNPDDSALSKILTGNRLIFIETQYSKTGKMNESEAEIVSMIAGKIREISGLPKDELPDIGIITPWRAQIAAINQRLEMKGITGLPVDTVERFQGSENKIIIYSTSVSNTSQLERLGSFGKNKSVENEVEVDRKLNVVLSRAQEQLIVLGSVSVLRTSLHYRKLIETIREKGRFVSTTERKKLFGT, encoded by the coding sequence ATGGCACTATCGGGAGAATTTGTATTTCAACGAATTGAGGAAATCCATTCAAGTGGATTGACCAACGACGAAAAGCTGAGAAATTTAAGAATAATTTCAGAGGAGACGCTCAGGTCTTTGATAAAGGATCACGGTGTCCGTATCTCCCAGCTTAGTCATATGGCTGTCTACCTTTTCGACAAAAATCCTGAAGCCAAAAAACACGAAGATGAATTTTTTGGATTCTTAAAACTTGCAAACAAAGCATCACACAACTACCCTTACAACTGTCCCGATGATCAGATCTTAGCCGCAATTAAGGCGGTATCACTCGTATTTTCTGCCCTTTTGGATACTCCCGTTCCTGAATCAATCCAGTTATTGTACTCGAATGAAAAACTGCCGTTGCTTCGACTTAAAGGATTGCAAAACAAAGAGATCGTGGAATTTGTTCAGGCAACTATAAAAAAAGTAGTGAAGAAAAAACAGGGACCTGACGCTAAAAACTACATTTTATTGTTTTGTTTCTCGGAAGAGATGGGTGATTTCTCTGTAATCATCTACGAAAATCAAAGAAATGTAGATAATAAATCAAAACCATCCAAAAACCTGTTCGAGTGGGGGCAGTTCATTCCTGAATACAGTCAGGTGAATTTTTTCTACATACTTCAAAATAAAGAGAGACCCGATCAGTACTCTCTCGATTTTACGAGGACCATGATAGTTCTCGAGCCTGATTTCCTTCTTGAGGCGAAGGATATCGGGACACTGTTTTATTCTGCAGAGAGGAGCCCTGCACTTTACATCATCGAAAAACTCCTTCCACAGGAAACAAATTCGGCGATGTTCAAAGGAAATCTCGTAAATAATCTTCTTGATGAATATCTTTACAACGACAATGTGGACTTTGAAGAGACATACACCGGGTTTCTAAATGAAAATCTGATTTCCGCCACAACTTTCAAAGATGACCTTCCAAAAGTTAAAACAGAGGTAATGACTGTTCATCTCCCTCGAATAAAAGCAGAACTTCCGAAATTGCGGGGTGCGGAAGGGGAGTACACAGTTATAACGGAACCTACATTTTATTCGGCACTTTTTGGAATAACAGGACGACTCGATATTCTTCAATCCTCGAACACTGATCCAAAAAGGAAGAATGTGATCGAGCTAAAATCGGGTTTGGCAAGTTCATCGGGTGTCTGGAAAAGTGAGGAGATGCAGGTAACCGCTTATAATCTCCTTATGCAATCAACATACGGATTCGACAGACTTGGCGACAGTGCCATTTTTTATACCAAAGCCAATACCAACCATTTCAGAAATGTCCCCGTAATGGCTCAGAAATCGATTGAATATCTCACGGGCAGAAATGAGATTTTCCTCGTTTTGAATATGCTCAGGCAGAACGACGACAGACTTTTTGCCCGCCTTATGAATTTTGATCCCCCGTCTAATAACAAATTTGCACCTGCTAAAATCGAAAAATTCCGAAAGAATTTTTCTGCTGCTTCACCTCTTGAGCAAAAGTATTACCGTGTCTGTGTGTCATTTATGATTAATGAACTGTTTGACAGTAAAATTTCCTCTAATGACAATGAGCAGACCGATTCCAGTTTTGCATCTCTTTGGAGACAACAACCGGCAATTAAAGAGGATTTTCAGTTCAGTCTTATAAGAGGGTTAAAGTTCAGTCACCATGACAAGGAAAAGAACTCGTTTGTTTTCGACAGAACAATTCAAAAAGTATCAAAATTCAGGGAAAATGATCTTATTATCCTTTATCCCCACGATGAATATGAGCTGGAACCTTTAAAATGTCAGATTTTAAAGGGAACCATTGCTGAACTGACCAATGAGAAAGTCGCAGTTAAGCTTTTTAACAAGCAGCTCGATAAAACTGTTTTCAACTCAGGGAAATATTTTGCCATCGAACCTGATTACAAAGATTCCGGCATTATCAGCACGGTCAGGATGATGTTTAACTTTCTTGAGGCTGATACAAGAAAGAAGGAATTGTTGCTCGGTCTCCGGGCTCCGGTCTCGGGGGACCTGCCATCAATCGACGAGACAGGGATGCAGCAAAGTCAGGCAGAAAATGTAAAAAAAGCTCTCTCAGCGAAAGACTATTACCTGCTTCAGGGTCCTCCGGGGACAGGAAAGACTTCCATGGCACTAATGTCGATGATTAAGGCAATTCTTGCCGGAGACGGGGAGGAAACGGTGACAATTCTTGCCTTTACAAACAAAGCCATAAAGGAGGTCTGCAAGAAACTGAAAGAGGCAGGTATAGACTATCTTTTCAACAGTGCGAGCGAAGATGATACAAGTTCGCTTAAAACCATGGTGAAAACGCACAATCTGGAGAGTTTCGAGGAGTACATAAAAGGCATTCGGGTTGTTACTTCCACTGTGGCGTCATTTGTAAGAAACAGCAAGGATCTGAGTTCGTTCTTTAAGTTCGATACTCTCATCGTGGATGAGGCGAGTCAGTTGCTGGAGCCACAACTTGCCGGTATTATCGTCAATTTCCAGAGGTTTATCCTGATTGGAGATCAAAATCAGTTACCTGCCGTTACGGTTCAGGGTGATGCAAACACCTTGATTACTGATTCTGACTTGAACGGAGCGGGTATCCGGGATATGAAAGTTTCACTCTTCGAGAGGATGTTTTACACTGCTGTGGCAAAGGGGTGGACGCATGCATACGGTACACTAAAAGAGCAATTCAGGATGCATGAAGTAATAATGGACCTGATAAACCATTATTATCACGGGAATCTGCAATGTGCACTCTCCGGGAGAGAAAGTCTCGACTCCATTTATCCAAACCCTGACGATTCTGCTCTTTCGAAAATTCTAACAGGGAACAGATTGATATTTATTGAGACCCAATATTCCAAAACGGGTAAAATGAATGAGTCCGAGGCTGAGATTGTCAGCATGATAGCGGGAAAGATCAGGGAAATTTCGGGACTTCCGAAAGACGAACTCCCGGACATTGGTATCATCACCCCTTGGAGGGCTCAGATTGCAGCCATAAACCAAAGACTCGAAATGAAGGGAATAACCGGACTCCCGGTGGATACAGTGGAAAGATTTCAGGGGTCTGAAAACAAAATCATAATTTATTCAACTTCCGTCTCCAACACTTCCCAGCTCGAAAGACTTGGTTCCTTTGGCAAAAACAAAAGTGTGGAAAATGAAGTGGAAGTTGACAGAAAACTGAATGTTGTACTCAGTAGAGCGCAGGAACAGCTAATTGTTCTTGGTTCGGTTTCCGTTTTAAGGACTTCACTTCACTACCGGAAGCTCATTGAGACGATACGGGAAAAAGGGAGGTTTGTTTCTACCACTGAACGAAAGAAACTTTTCGGAACCTGA